The following proteins are encoded in a genomic region of Dialister hominis:
- a CDS encoding PD-(D/E)XK motif protein, giving the protein MNGENIFSTFTKNDTCSRIDTCPNRSLFIGLDEKGRPMLLLVTQYSPEVLKSTGAIDVTVGRRKDKLWALTFSLNEPDLIDVFCQFCMDMAESSAHISSERKAVSFLEKRYEQWLKIMASGRKTKLSTERIKGLLGEMKFLQDFMMPKYGLKDAVLSWSGPDFAKQDFVLENTWFEVKTVSADAEVVSISSIDQLDTDVPGELVVMKVSPTGPKDSSGCTLNGLYKRILVKLENDPELRFSFKGKMLEAGYYPNPYYDGCVYRFEQQNHYEVNCDFPAIRRKNLPNAITKVQYQLSLSAIDRFRKGGSAT; this is encoded by the coding sequence ATGAATGGGGAAAATATATTTAGTACTTTCACCAAAAATGATACCTGTTCACGTATTGACACTTGCCCTAATAGAAGTTTGTTCATTGGCTTAGATGAAAAAGGGCGTCCCATGCTGCTTTTGGTGACGCAGTATTCCCCAGAAGTTTTGAAATCTACAGGGGCTATTGATGTTACGGTAGGGCGGCGCAAAGATAAATTATGGGCACTTACCTTCTCACTGAACGAGCCGGATTTAATTGATGTTTTTTGCCAGTTTTGCATGGATATGGCGGAATCTTCGGCGCATATCAGCTCAGAAAGAAAGGCTGTTTCGTTTCTTGAAAAAAGATACGAGCAGTGGCTAAAAATTATGGCCTCAGGCAGAAAGACCAAGCTTTCAACTGAGAGAATAAAAGGCTTACTGGGAGAAATGAAATTTCTCCAAGACTTTATGATGCCAAAATATGGATTAAAAGATGCCGTACTGTCCTGGAGTGGACCTGATTTTGCTAAACAGGATTTTGTACTTGAAAATACTTGGTTTGAAGTGAAAACTGTATCAGCCGATGCAGAGGTTGTTAGTATATCTTCCATTGATCAGCTTGATACTGATGTCCCAGGCGAACTGGTGGTAATGAAAGTAAGTCCAACAGGGCCCAAAGATTCATCTGGCTGTACATTAAATGGACTATATAAAAGGATTTTAGTAAAGTTGGAGAACGATCCGGAACTCAGATTTTCGTTTAAGGGAAAGATGTTAGAGGCCGGATATTATCCGAATCCATATTATGATGGATGTGTATACCGTTTTGAACAGCAGAATCATTATGAGGTTAACTGCGATTTTCCAGCTATAAGGCGGAAAAATTTACCCAATGCAATTACAAAAGTGCAGTATCAGTTATCACTTTCGGCCATTGACAGATTCAGAAAAGGCGGGTCAGCGACATGA
- a CDS encoding Z1 domain-containing protein: MTDAQKDVMTIVQYMLGKDENPTEEKIKEEVDKCSVSALIPGGLTDGQKQEVIRELQKIFQIHIDRGTYVVAKEHAPWYSSARAEIDPKFWNRYEKYLKMSGWVLPVIRELNSATNEMMDELGNPQQSGNFLVRGLCIGEVQSGKTSNYIALINKAADAGYKIFILLTGSIEKLRSQTQERIDLGFIGADSVSSPKSDQVSGHIGVGLYGSDAQVWTVTTREQDFKASTAKAIIGQLDQLKCPVIFVLKKNNRILNNLVKWLTRNNKSASGKIELPMLLIDDEADNASINTKTSEDPTAINKSIRKLLELFSKTSYVGFTATPYANIFIDPDSEKEMIGDDLFPENFIYALTTPSNYIGAKSMFLDEDEVDDGSSVGKYACILRDNDDCEEYLPLRHKINFHPVKEDMPKSLKCAILSFFLANAIRDIRGDTKAHRTMMINVSKFTDVQDRVKRQVYNFVEDYKNAIESYYKMGKRALEHEEFQNLKEVYEEEFLNFHVDGEKSRITYSWDTIQKRLKAAVIPIQVESIHKGNATKKLNYDEYKETGLRLIAVGGLSLSRGLTLEGLCTSYFYRNSKMYDTLMQMGRWFGYRNNYDDLCRVWMSDESRNWYSQITVATEELRNKILVMRDQGKTPKDFGLCVRQDKTALMVTARNKMRTAGDYERTIVISGEVVETKYLNTEYIDDNRDLTEDFIREISSQYEMQRNNDDLALANPQFLNVPAEKVIHYLGNYKSDLRNMDFQTEELCRIIKDSEKELGKWDIAIATGRKAKSDKLAKTDAAKSGSTTIQLGGIELSPVLRGFVYKEDQKVIQVSGAKARLGDKGMARAGLTKDMLQSLESSGRKLISEKSYFDEGIERNPMLVIYPVELYSRNRDNDTPEKIELIENTEVPVIGLSVGIPFLKGHTPVRHKYKINKTMQRMMLEEDGDLDDDDISENYEED; this comes from the coding sequence ATGACTGATGCGCAGAAAGATGTTATGACAATTGTTCAGTATATGTTAGGTAAGGATGAAAATCCAACCGAGGAAAAGATAAAGGAAGAAGTGGATAAGTGCTCAGTCTCAGCGCTTATCCCAGGGGGATTGACTGATGGACAGAAACAAGAAGTAATAAGGGAGCTTCAGAAGATTTTTCAGATTCACATAGACAGAGGGACCTATGTCGTAGCAAAAGAGCATGCTCCATGGTATAGCTCCGCAAGAGCAGAAATTGATCCTAAGTTTTGGAATAGATACGAAAAATACCTTAAAATGAGTGGCTGGGTACTTCCGGTTATCAGGGAACTTAATTCAGCTACTAATGAGATGATGGACGAGCTTGGAAATCCTCAACAATCAGGGAATTTTCTTGTTAGAGGGTTATGCATTGGAGAAGTTCAATCAGGAAAAACGTCTAATTATATTGCTTTAATCAACAAAGCTGCTGATGCAGGATATAAAATTTTTATACTGCTTACGGGAAGTATAGAGAAATTAAGGTCACAAACACAGGAACGTATTGATTTAGGATTTATTGGCGCTGATAGCGTTTCGTCACCTAAAAGTGATCAGGTTTCGGGACACATAGGGGTTGGTTTATATGGATCAGATGCCCAGGTATGGACCGTAACGACGAGAGAACAAGATTTTAAGGCTTCAACGGCTAAAGCCATTATTGGCCAGCTTGATCAATTAAAATGTCCTGTCATTTTTGTTCTTAAGAAAAATAATAGGATATTAAATAATTTGGTAAAATGGCTTACCAGAAATAATAAATCAGCAAGTGGAAAGATTGAGCTTCCCATGCTGTTAATTGATGATGAGGCTGATAATGCATCAATTAACACTAAAACATCAGAAGATCCAACTGCGATAAATAAATCTATTCGAAAACTGCTTGAATTATTTTCTAAAACAAGTTATGTAGGGTTTACGGCTACGCCCTATGCCAATATTTTTATAGATCCAGATTCAGAAAAAGAGATGATTGGGGATGATCTTTTTCCTGAAAATTTTATTTATGCATTAACGACACCATCAAATTATATAGGCGCTAAATCCATGTTTCTTGATGAGGACGAGGTTGATGACGGCAGCTCTGTCGGTAAATACGCATGTATATTAAGAGATAATGATGACTGTGAAGAATATTTACCATTGAGACATAAAATCAATTTTCACCCGGTTAAAGAAGATATGCCAAAGAGCCTTAAATGTGCCATATTATCCTTCTTCCTGGCAAATGCTATAAGAGATATTCGTGGAGATACAAAGGCTCATCGTACAATGATGATAAACGTTTCAAAGTTTACGGATGTCCAGGATAGAGTAAAAAGACAGGTCTACAATTTTGTGGAAGACTATAAAAATGCAATAGAAAGCTATTACAAGATGGGGAAGCGTGCACTGGAACATGAAGAATTCCAAAATCTGAAAGAAGTTTATGAAGAGGAATTCCTGAATTTTCATGTAGATGGTGAAAAAAGTCGAATAACTTATTCTTGGGACACAATCCAAAAGAGACTCAAAGCGGCGGTAATTCCAATTCAGGTTGAGTCTATTCATAAAGGAAATGCCACAAAGAAACTGAATTATGATGAATATAAGGAAACAGGATTAAGACTGATTGCTGTTGGCGGACTCAGTCTGTCAAGAGGATTAACCCTTGAAGGACTTTGCACAAGTTATTTCTATAGAAATTCTAAGATGTATGACACCCTTATGCAGATGGGTCGTTGGTTTGGTTATAGGAACAACTATGATGATCTTTGCCGTGTGTGGATGTCTGATGAATCCAGAAATTGGTATTCACAAATTACTGTAGCCACCGAGGAACTGAGAAATAAGATCCTTGTAATGAGAGATCAAGGAAAGACTCCAAAAGATTTTGGCTTGTGTGTACGTCAGGACAAAACTGCATTAATGGTTACTGCCAGAAATAAAATGAGGACTGCTGGAGACTATGAGAGAACCATTGTAATCAGTGGCGAAGTTGTCGAAACTAAATACTTAAACACAGAATACATAGATGATAATCGGGACTTAACCGAGGACTTTATTAGAGAAATTTCTAGTCAATACGAAATGCAGCGAAATAATGATGATCTTGCTTTAGCCAATCCGCAGTTCCTTAATGTTCCAGCCGAAAAAGTAATACATTATCTGGGAAATTATAAAAGTGATTTAAGGAATATGGATTTTCAGACGGAAGAGCTTTGCAGAATAATCAAAGATTCAGAAAAAGAACTTGGGAAATGGGATATTGCAATCGCAACAGGCAGAAAAGCGAAATCTGATAAGTTAGCTAAGACTGATGCTGCGAAATCGGGTTCTACTACAATTCAGTTGGGAGGAATTGAACTATCTCCTGTACTCCGTGGCTTTGTCTACAAAGAAGATCAAAAAGTGATACAAGTTTCCGGAGCAAAGGCCCGCTTGGGAGATAAAGGGATGGCAAGAGCTGGATTAACTAAAGATATGCTTCAGTCTTTAGAGAGCAGCGGAAGGAAGCTGATAAGTGAAAAATCCTATTTTGACGAAGGTATTGAAAGAAATCCGATGTTAGTTATTTATCCGGTAGAACTTTACTCCAGAAATCGAGATAATGATACACCGGAAAAAATTGAGCTGATAGAAAATACGGAAGTACCGGTAATTGGTCTTAGCGTCGGCATTCCGTTCCTCAAAGGTCATACTCCTGTCAGACATAAATATAAAATTAATAAAACCATGCAGCGAATGATGCTGGAAGAAGATGGCGATTTGGATGATGATGATATTTCTGAGAACTACGAGGAAGATTAG
- a CDS encoding ATP-binding protein, translating to MKDKIVVPYAPILVESTRSVGYSFEAAVADIIDNSISAGAREVNITFDSTTSPFFCIADDGCGMTADELENAMRYGSQSSLETRGKNDMGRFGLGMKMASMSQCRKMTVITKKSGIISAASWDLDHIIQKNNWALKRFSEKEIKGMLGYDYLKDHDTGTVVVWQEFDYLRTECSDSRRDFGTAFLEKVKAAREHVALVFHRFIRGNEPGIKKIRIFFNNDEVEGIDPFLENHPATQRLADYPIPVGNEQILVKPFILPIISKLRKKDIDALGGKESIRQRQGFYVYRNKRLIIWGTWFRIISQSEVGKLARIRVDIPNTLDTLWGIDVKKSKANIPHMIRDKLRNVIEDAMGKSEKVIKYRGRNPKKDDGLIHTWDVCDDRGKIRYQINRNMPSLKALMNHLGEDEADALENMLKMVEEEFPYHDVYYRMAKEKMIDDKDKDNEKELYNRALSMVHDMESCGEDIPTFIEAMRHMERFAKHPEVINKIAEVYGDD from the coding sequence ATGAAAGATAAGATCGTTGTTCCATATGCTCCCATTCTCGTTGAATCAACCCGATCAGTCGGTTATTCATTTGAAGCGGCTGTTGCAGATATTATAGATAACAGTATCAGTGCTGGTGCACGTGAAGTGAATATAACTTTTGATTCAACAACCTCACCTTTTTTCTGTATTGCTGATGACGGATGCGGAATGACAGCGGATGAACTGGAAAATGCCATGAGATATGGGAGTCAGAGTTCATTGGAAACGCGTGGTAAGAATGATATGGGACGATTCGGGCTGGGGATGAAAATGGCTTCAATGTCCCAATGCAGAAAGATGACGGTTATCACGAAGAAGAGTGGAATCATCAGCGCGGCGAGTTGGGATTTGGACCACATAATTCAAAAAAATAATTGGGCTCTGAAAAGATTTTCTGAAAAAGAAATTAAAGGAATGTTAGGATATGATTATTTAAAGGATCATGATACGGGGACTGTGGTGGTTTGGCAGGAATTTGATTATCTTCGTACGGAATGCAGCGATTCAAGGAGAGATTTTGGGACGGCATTTCTTGAAAAGGTGAAGGCGGCCAGAGAACACGTCGCGCTCGTATTCCATCGTTTTATAAGGGGGAATGAGCCTGGTATAAAAAAAATCAGGATATTCTTCAATAATGATGAAGTAGAAGGGATCGACCCCTTTTTGGAAAATCATCCGGCGACCCAGCGATTAGCCGACTATCCGATACCTGTTGGTAATGAACAGATTTTGGTTAAACCATTCATCCTTCCAATTATCAGTAAATTAAGGAAAAAGGATATAGATGCATTGGGCGGAAAGGAATCTATCCGGCAGCGCCAGGGATTTTATGTCTATAGAAATAAACGATTAATTATATGGGGAACCTGGTTTAGAATTATCAGCCAAAGTGAAGTAGGAAAACTTGCCAGGATTCGTGTCGATATTCCTAATACATTAGATACTTTATGGGGAATTGATGTAAAAAAATCGAAAGCAAATATTCCGCATATGATCAGGGATAAGTTGCGAAACGTTATCGAAGATGCCATGGGGAAAAGTGAAAAGGTAATCAAATATAGAGGAAGAAATCCCAAAAAAGATGATGGCTTAATTCATACATGGGATGTATGTGATGACAGGGGAAAAATCCGATATCAGATTAATCGTAATATGCCGTCATTAAAAGCGCTTATGAACCATTTGGGTGAAGATGAGGCGGATGCTCTTGAAAATATGCTGAAAATGGTTGAAGAGGAATTTCCTTATCACGATGTATATTATCGTATGGCTAAAGAGAAAATGATAGACGATAAAGATAAAGATAATGAGAAGGAACTCTATAATAGGGCATTATCAATGGTTCATGATATGGAGAGCTGCGGCGAGGATATTCCTACTTTTATCGAGGCGATGAGACATATGGAACGTTTTGCGAAACATCCTGAAGTTATAAATAAAATAGCGGAGGTATATGGGGATGACTGA
- a CDS encoding GNAT family N-acetyltransferase has protein sequence MKIRKSTLSDESDVKALWGYCFEPPTDPFFQWYFKELAKPEEILVGENQGSIACDLHRRPYDLSIRGLRYPVDYIVGVATHPAARMRGYAKELIRGEFHLALKEDKPFVILMPSAASFYLPMGFGFYAHQWERSAAPERLAALGRRAESCRTLTSSNDWKDLASIYREYTKKRNGWAYRDEKSWEKHIDAQLLEGYIAVTYDRKGPSGYLFYTLDDRKMIASEMAFKNEAGRKALYAFMAGHQGSVDTCVWYEPLDDHSFRYWQDGAEHTYIKNRTFPFMLGRVIDPVIAFDGLPCSKEIKGEIAFQLIDSFLPENSGIYVLRAEDSRIHALKEDVFYDLKCHIEDISGLRLGSVPDPVFSIDAGSLAELFMGAADLSELVEAERAKILLSDDEAAEKAVDLAVAMLPRERNWINEWF, from the coding sequence ATGAAAATCCGCAAATCTACACTCTCCGACGAGTCTGATGTAAAGGCGCTCTGGGGCTACTGCTTCGAACCGCCGACAGATCCGTTCTTTCAATGGTACTTCAAAGAGCTTGCCAAGCCGGAGGAAATCCTCGTAGGCGAGAACCAGGGCAGCATCGCATGCGACCTGCACCGCCGTCCTTATGACCTTTCCATCAGAGGGCTCCGCTATCCCGTCGACTACATCGTCGGCGTTGCGACCCATCCGGCAGCGCGCATGAGAGGATACGCCAAGGAACTCATCCGCGGCGAATTCCACCTCGCACTGAAAGAAGACAAGCCCTTCGTCATCCTGATGCCGTCGGCCGCTTCCTTCTACCTTCCGATGGGCTTTGGCTTCTATGCCCACCAGTGGGAAAGAAGCGCAGCACCTGAAAGGCTCGCAGCTCTGGGAAGAAGAGCTGAATCCTGCCGGACTCTCACGAGCTCCAATGACTGGAAAGACCTCGCTTCGATTTACAGAGAATACACAAAGAAGAGAAACGGCTGGGCTTACAGGGATGAAAAATCCTGGGAAAAGCACATCGATGCACAGCTTCTTGAAGGCTATATCGCTGTCACCTATGACAGAAAAGGCCCATCCGGATACCTTTTCTACACCCTGGACGACAGAAAAATGATCGCCTCTGAAATGGCATTCAAGAACGAAGCAGGACGCAAAGCGCTCTATGCCTTCATGGCAGGGCATCAGGGCTCCGTCGATACCTGCGTATGGTACGAACCGCTTGACGACCACTCCTTCCGTTACTGGCAGGACGGCGCCGAGCATACATATATCAAGAACCGCACATTCCCCTTCATGCTCGGACGCGTCATCGACCCTGTCATCGCCTTTGACGGCCTTCCCTGCAGCAAGGAAATCAAGGGAGAAATCGCATTCCAGCTCATCGACTCCTTCCTTCCTGAAAACAGCGGCATCTACGTCCTCCGCGCCGAGGACAGCAGAATCCATGCCCTGAAGGAAGACGTCTTCTACGATCTGAAATGCCACATCGAAGACATCTCAGGCCTCCGCCTGGGCTCCGTTCCCGATCCCGTATTCAGCATCGACGCAGGAAGCCTCGCCGAACTCTTCATGGGCGCAGCCGACCTCTCCGAACTCGTCGAAGCAGAAAGAGCGAAGATCCTTCTCTCTGACGATGAAGCAGCAGAAAAAGCGGTGGACCTCGCCGTAGCCATGCTCCCAAGAGAACGCAACTGGATCAACGAATGGTTCTAG
- a CDS encoding DUF2156 domain-containing protein, producing MYTEQIYKEMGIIEFHPFRIEDKKMIDGFFRIHHYEQIDCTFNTLFIWQKAHDTSWAVQDNILFIRAGHGKDLFFLPPFAKEEEEFKHGLDLIHEELDKLGMPFRLKSASRWVTEQIERLLPGKYDFIEDRDNEEYVYRTADMISLPGKKLRMKKNHLNAFLRQYGGDYTYESITKENMEDAKAGIHEWFERHGDIEEEEEAMKICFDNWDELGVKGAIIRIYGKVEAFTNGDLVNERMAHIIFEKANPNIRGLYQAINRDFLIHEFADTEFVNREEDLGIEGLREAKMGYNPDHLTEKFDVVLKKSSD from the coding sequence ATGTATACAGAACAAATTTATAAGGAGATGGGCATCATAGAATTTCATCCGTTTCGCATAGAAGATAAGAAAATGATCGACGGATTCTTCCGCATTCACCATTATGAGCAGATCGACTGCACATTCAATACGCTTTTCATCTGGCAGAAGGCGCACGACACGTCCTGGGCTGTTCAGGATAATATTCTTTTCATCCGTGCAGGACATGGCAAGGACCTTTTCTTCCTTCCGCCATTTGCCAAGGAAGAAGAGGAATTCAAGCATGGCCTTGACCTGATTCATGAAGAACTCGATAAGCTGGGCATGCCTTTCCGCCTGAAGTCCGCATCCCGCTGGGTGACGGAACAGATCGAAAGACTGCTGCCGGGCAAGTATGATTTCATCGAAGACAGAGACAATGAGGAGTACGTGTACCGTACCGCTGACATGATCAGCCTGCCGGGCAAGAAGCTCCGCATGAAGAAGAATCACCTGAATGCATTCCTCCGTCAGTACGGCGGGGATTACACCTACGAATCGATCACGAAGGAAAACATGGAAGATGCGAAAGCGGGCATCCATGAATGGTTCGAACGTCATGGCGACATCGAGGAAGAAGAGGAAGCCATGAAGATCTGCTTTGACAACTGGGATGAACTGGGCGTCAAAGGCGCGATCATTCGTATTTACGGCAAGGTGGAAGCCTTCACCAATGGCGACCTTGTCAATGAAAGAATGGCGCATATTATTTTTGAAAAGGCAAATCCGAATATCAGGGGATTATATCAGGCGATCAACAGGGATTTCCTGATCCATGAATTTGCCGACACGGAATTCGTCAACCGCGAAGAAGACCTGGGCATCGAAGGCCTGCGTGAGGCGAAGATGGGCTACAACCCGGATCATCTGACTGAAAAGTTTGATGTCGTGCTGAAGAAATCATCTGACTGA
- a CDS encoding M18 family aminopeptidase, translating to MENYHFIDPLKFLSEATSPYQTVIKSAEILKENGFEELELDQDWKLEPGTDYFVKVYGSTLVAFHFGKNLRSRLHLGAAHTDSPCLRIKPNAETTTRNYGKLNVEVYGGMIRSTWIDRPLSLAGKIVLKSNDPYHPKTVFVDARRPLMVIPHLAIHMNRQMNDGESFNQQKDMLPLITMLDGNRLSEPFFMNFLGSEFKLPVEDIFSYELTVYPCDPPCLVGIHNEFISGSRLDNLTSVMACLNGIINGSKKDGLHAVALFDNEEVGSKSKQGAASMVLPDILERIYLNQCFTTEQYLADLGKAFFFSLDVAHALHPNVPEKNDITNFPVLNGGVTLKIACSQSYAGDAEAIAIAKSLCSGHNIPCQVFLNRSDIAGGFTLGPLLSANLPIRTMDIGVTVLGMHSARETMGADDQDAINRLMTVFFE from the coding sequence ATGGAAAATTATCATTTCATTGATCCTCTTAAATTTTTATCTGAGGCGACATCCCCTTATCAGACGGTGATTAAGAGCGCAGAAATTTTGAAAGAAAATGGATTTGAAGAGCTGGAATTGGATCAGGATTGGAAGCTGGAACCCGGGACAGATTATTTTGTCAAGGTTTATGGCTCCACACTGGTTGCATTCCATTTTGGTAAAAATTTAAGAAGCCGTCTTCACCTGGGAGCCGCTCATACAGATTCTCCCTGTCTCAGGATCAAACCGAATGCGGAAACGACCACAAGAAACTATGGCAAACTCAATGTAGAAGTATATGGCGGTATGATCAGAAGCACCTGGATAGACAGGCCGCTTTCTCTTGCAGGAAAGATTGTTCTGAAGTCGAATGATCCTTATCATCCTAAGACCGTTTTCGTAGATGCACGCCGTCCGCTGATGGTAATTCCGCATCTGGCCATTCATATGAATCGTCAGATGAATGATGGGGAATCCTTCAATCAGCAGAAAGACATGCTTCCTTTGATTACAATGCTTGACGGGAATCGTTTGTCTGAACCATTCTTCATGAACTTCCTTGGAAGCGAGTTCAAGCTGCCGGTTGAAGATATCTTTTCTTATGAGCTGACTGTGTATCCCTGCGATCCGCCATGCCTCGTGGGCATTCATAATGAATTTATTTCAGGATCCCGTCTGGATAATCTGACATCCGTAATGGCCTGCCTGAATGGCATCATCAACGGAAGCAAGAAAGATGGTCTTCATGCAGTTGCACTTTTTGATAATGAAGAAGTAGGCAGCAAATCCAAACAGGGTGCTGCGTCAATGGTTCTGCCGGATATTCTGGAAAGGATCTATCTGAATCAGTGCTTTACGACAGAACAATATCTGGCGGATTTGGGGAAGGCATTCTTCTTCTCCCTGGATGTGGCACATGCGCTGCATCCCAATGTACCTGAGAAAAACGATATTACAAATTTCCCAGTTCTAAATGGCGGCGTGACACTTAAAATTGCCTGCTCTCAGTCTTATGCAGGCGATGCGGAGGCGATTGCCATTGCTAAGTCCCTGTGCAGCGGGCACAATATTCCCTGCCAGGTATTCCTGAATCGTTCCGATATTGCCGGCGGATTCACACTTGGACCTCTGCTTTCGGCAAATCTTCCAATCCGTACAATGGATATTGGTGTTACGGTTCTCGGAATGCATTCTGCACGTGAAACAATGGGCGCTGATGATCAGGATGCCATTAACAGGCTGATGACTGTTTTCTTTGAATAA
- a CDS encoding AroM family protein, producing the protein MKKIGAITVGQAPRVDVTPDIEPLLRGITLVQRGALDGMTKEELKAIEPEEGDYVLVSRLKDGTSVKMAEKHILPRIQKIITELNEEGMEAILMLCTGQFPHFESKVPLFYPQVLLQYFAEAVIGEKTLGVLTPDESQFPQSIQRWKENGVKNVLVEAVSPYTEADKVPEAAKRLKDKGADMIVLDCIGYSEAMKQALHEAVDIPAILGRTVAARFIAELYNEGKEL; encoded by the coding sequence ATGAAAAAGATTGGCGCAATTACAGTCGGGCAGGCACCCCGCGTAGATGTGACCCCGGATATAGAGCCGCTTCTCAGAGGAATTACCCTTGTTCAAAGAGGCGCTCTTGATGGAATGACGAAAGAGGAATTGAAAGCAATTGAACCGGAAGAGGGCGATTATGTTCTTGTATCCCGCCTTAAGGACGGGACTTCGGTCAAAATGGCTGAAAAGCATATTCTGCCTCGTATCCAGAAGATCATCACAGAGCTGAATGAGGAAGGCATGGAAGCTATCCTTATGCTCTGCACAGGGCAATTTCCTCATTTCGAATCCAAAGTGCCACTTTTCTATCCGCAGGTACTTCTTCAATACTTTGCGGAAGCGGTTATTGGTGAAAAGACACTGGGCGTATTGACACCTGATGAAAGCCAGTTCCCACAGTCCATCCAGAGATGGAAAGAAAATGGAGTGAAGAATGTTCTTGTCGAGGCAGTATCTCCGTATACGGAAGCGGACAAAGTTCCAGAGGCCGCAAAACGTCTGAAAGATAAAGGCGCAGACATGATTGTCCTTGACTGCATTGGCTATTCAGAGGCTATGAAGCAGGCGCTTCATGAAGCCGTAGATATTCCTGCCATTCTCGGGCGCACAGTGGCAGCACGTTTTATTGCAGAACTATATAACGAAGGAAAGGAGCTCTGA
- a CDS encoding DUF1177 domain-containing protein, which yields MALKQVLDVYEILDDIHVNGEVVTEYAKSKGILDATYTRVDEGKGPTDFIRLVIPGRNGKLNGGKAPTLGIIGQLGGIGARPERIGFVSDGDGALSAVATAIKLIDMVGKGDQIDGDVIVSTHICPTAPTMPHDPVPFMGSPVDMATNVKLTVDPDMDAILSVDTTKGNRILNKRGFALTPTVKAGYILHISEDLLQIQQTSTGELPCVLALTTQDITPYGNGLYHMNSILQPCCGTDAPVVGVAITTESSVPGCATGATHEVDVAEVVQFCVEAAKEFTAGKCSFYDKDEFEMIQKLYGSMKVLQTRGNQ from the coding sequence ATGGCTTTAAAACAGGTTTTAGACGTTTATGAAATTTTAGATGACATCCACGTTAATGGTGAAGTTGTTACTGAATATGCAAAAAGCAAAGGAATCCTGGACGCCACATACACTCGCGTTGATGAAGGAAAAGGTCCGACTGATTTTATCCGCCTCGTTATTCCGGGTAGAAACGGGAAATTAAACGGTGGCAAAGCTCCGACACTTGGCATTATCGGCCAGCTCGGCGGAATCGGCGCAAGACCAGAGAGAATCGGATTTGTATCTGACGGTGACGGTGCACTTTCTGCCGTTGCAACTGCCATTAAGCTGATTGATATGGTCGGAAAAGGCGATCAGATCGATGGGGATGTTATTGTATCCACTCATATTTGCCCGACCGCTCCTACAATGCCGCATGATCCGGTTCCTTTTATGGGATCCCCTGTTGATATGGCAACAAACGTCAAATTGACCGTTGATCCGGACATGGACGCTATTCTTTCTGTTGATACGACAAAGGGAAACAGAATTCTCAATAAGAGAGGATTCGCGCTGACTCCTACCGTCAAAGCCGGCTATATTCTGCATATCAGCGAAGATCTCCTGCAGATCCAGCAGACTTCTACCGGAGAACTCCCATGCGTGCTGGCTCTGACAACGCAGGATATAACACCATATGGCAATGGGCTCTATCATATGAACAGCATTCTTCAGCCCTGCTGCGGGACGGATGCTCCGGTCGTAGGTGTGGCAATCACGACGGAATCTTCTGTACCGGGATGTGCAACAGGAGCAACTCACGAAGTTGACGTCGCTGAAGTTGTTCAATTCTGCGTCGAAGCTGCTAAGGAATTTACGGCAGGGAAGTGCAGCTTCTATGATAAGGATGAGTTCGAAATGATCCAGAAACTTTATGGATCCATGAAAGTTCTTCAGACAAGAGGAAATCAGTAA